The Hordeum vulgare subsp. vulgare chromosome 4H, MorexV3_pseudomolecules_assembly, whole genome shotgun sequence genomic interval GATGCCACCATCGTAGGTGGCACCCGTGGGTATCGTTTTCCTCGTTGGAGGCAACGGTGGGGGCTTTCATCGCTCCATTGTCACATCTGGAGGAGGCCACCATTGACGGCGGCACCCATGGGCGTCGTAGCGCTCATTGGAGACATTGAGGGGTCTCCTGGATCGGATGATTGCGATGTCTTTGTCGTCACCACCGTGGGGCATCATCTTTGGAGACATTCATCGACTGGAGGAACATGtggatggcttggtagttggGCGTCGGTAGGTGGTGGAGTGGTGCTTCGTCCTACACATGGATGGCGTTGGATCTCGACGGCATGGCGCAGTGGAGACTGGGTGTCCGATTGGTGGCGACGGACTCGTGGAGGAGGACGACGTTGTCTAGCATCGTGGTGGCTCGATGGCAGAGAGGCCTGGCAAGGTCGATGCGTCAGTATCTGATGTGAGGATGGGTCGATGGATGAAGGAGGTAACGGCCCTTGCAGCGTGCGCATGTGGTGCGACATTAGATATTAGGTGTTGATATGATATATGTTTGGTATTAAACTCAGACATTCGGCACCCATTCATCACGAGGATAGGAGTGACGATAGGTGTTGCCAAGATTGTGGCTTTAGGCTTACTAATGATCTTATAAGGGCTTTGTAAATAATTAATAATATGGATGCATGCATCGTCCAGATTGTTTGATGGGAGGCGGGAAGAAGAGAGCCGATATACTCCGATGGACAGGGAAGGAGTAAGAATTATACTCCACTGAGCCATTTTAGGGATCGGTTAGGTTAAACTTAGTGTAGTAAAAAGCCAAATATACTGTACTAAATTGACATAAAAAATCGGTTAGAAATACCCTAATGTCTAAGGCCTAGACCAAACTGGTGCAAGTCATTTCAATCCCTttggaagaacaagagaagaagacaaCAGTGTTGCATTATAACGATCCAGTGTGAGTGCAGAAATACGAGCTCATAGACAATGCAAGAAGAGCGCTGTAGCAGCACACGCACAGCTATGGCTTGAACTGACATTACAATGATTAGGATCGAAGATTACACAACAGCGACGTGCACATCCATGCGCAGATGGCCGGGGGCTCGTTTCCTCCTTATCAAAAAAAAACATCCATGCGCAGATTGGTTTAAGCAACCTCTTTCCCCACACTTATTAGCTGTGATGCTCAGTAGCTCGTACCAAGCTGCCATTAGCAGTCAATTAAGCAGGCAGCTGCATGGTTAACAGCTGAAAGCCATATCATACAAGAGTATATGCTTCTCACTGGTCAGCAAGTACGGATATACGGAATGTCCGAGCATGACAGCGTCGCCTATCGCGGTGACAGCGAAAtatgagcagaagaagaaggggcCCTAGTGCTGGCTCCATATGTCTGAATGTCACAGCAGCTTGCTTGGTGATCTCAATCAACATCACTGACTGATTCACTCAGTGTTAGAGGGTGTGCAGCTGCTTAATCAGGAGGCATGCATGAGGCATAGTTTAGTTATATGCATGACCAGTTAGTTACTCGATGCGCCGGGCATCAATTGCCGTGTCTGTCTAACTAATCTGTCATTCGTTGAAAATGGTACCCTGATTCATATTGACCTGCATGCAAACTTGGTCTCTCTTTCAGACAGAgtccttcaattcttcttatTACTTGTTAAATTTGCCATGTCGTTGAACCTGAGGGTTCTGTTGGGCTGTTGGCTGTCATTGTTAAAGGTTTACACTGAGATTGATTTAGCACATGTATGTACAACAGCGAGGAAGCATTTGCGCGGCGATGATGTGCTTAACTAAGGTTAAGCAAAGCAGCAAATGCAGCAAGCATTGGCTGCACTGCAACTTGCACTTGATCAGGAATGTTGGTAACACTGGAAAAAAACGGggggccccggcctctgcatcatgtcatgctgGTAACACTGATGACGTATCGAGTTCTTATCTGCTATGGAGAAATCTTTAACCTCACAAGAGAATCGCGTGATAAATTTtattatcaccacacacacacaaccaacTTGTCATGGATGGCTACTACttgctctgttcctaaatatttgcTGTTGGCGAGAAATAGTCTAGTTCTCACGAACAataaatatttaggaacagagaaaATAGTTCTGTATATCATTCTTCCCAACGTACAAACTGAGCTCTTGGTATCTTACATGAGATGCCCATTCCCATTGCAAACGCCCAAATCGATGCTCAATCTATTAAGGCCAAATGGGATGGTTTGTGGATCAAGCCAAACCTATCTGCTTACCCAGTCCTCTGCAATTGGTTAAGCCATCAGGTAACTTTTTTCACAAAGAAAGAAAGATACTAATTAATGACCTGAAAAAGACGCGTGGACCAATTCATTAGGCTCGGCAGGAAGAGCAAAAACCATCACTACTGCTTACTAGCAAACAGAATGCCAGACAATGTGCTATCCCAGTAAGATAAGTGATGTGTCTAACCGGCGAAAAGcacataacattgtatacttaccTTGCAAAACTTAAGATGAGAGCAAGGATGGACAGATAAACATGAGTTCTTCCTCCCCGTTGTAAAATCCAAGCTCTTGGCTGGCACTGTAAATCCattgcaaaaagaaaaataaCAATTCCACCTGCCTTGTAAATGCAGCAATGAGGGAGGATGCAACCAAAGCGATTTACAGCACCAGATCATCATAATTTCCACAAGGGACGAgtgtcaattttcaactaaacgcCGGTGAGGCAAGCAATGTGTCTTCAAGTAAATAACGTTAACTAATCCACCCGAGCCATTCGATATACGCAGACGACAAGCAGTTTTGATTTGCCTGTCCCATAGCATGACAAATGCAAGAATTCTGATCATGACATTGCGCTGTCCTATACGGAAGGTTTCATGGAGAGGTGGCAcactttttgtcattgttgtgccattttcttggatgcagagGCAGGAAAGTCCAAGAAATGCGTTAGGAGTTTCACAAAGATGGAACATTGATACCGGACTCGAAAGAATTTAGGGACTTGTTGCGAGGATTTCTAAGAAGACGCTATGCGCAGAAGTAGACTGATGATCTTGTCTCTCTCGAAAATAGGGTTAGATTAAAGACGGTCTGAAATTCAGAACACCAGCAATTGGTTGGTGACCCATCGGAGTAGACAGACAGCAAAGTTGGCCGAGAAGCATTACAGTGACATGATTGAATGACCTTACTTGGATTGTTATGACTGAGATGCTACAAAGGAAGGTTTGATGCTTCTGATTCCAGTTTTTCTTCAGTAAAAATAATAGGGTTAACTCCCCGCAAAAAAATTActtcctccgtccgaaaatatttGTCATAGgaatggacgtatcaagatgtattttagttctagatatatTCATTTTTATACATTTGTGCGACGAGtactttcggacggagggagtaattattGGTTAAGAGTTCAGGGACAGTGAATTATCCTGCGTTTGCTCTCTTGCAGACGTAGAGCATCTATCTGCCAGCACAAAAACAAGGGCACAAAAAACAAGTTATATATCGTGCAGTAATTTGTTCTTTTGATTTCTGAGAGGAATATCCATAGATCCTTTTGGAGCATGCTGAATGGCAGTAGCGGTAATCTACCATTCTCTTGAGGCATGCTGTCAGTTAAGTCTGAGGAGTACGTACTAAATAGTAAGTACTTGGCACAAAATGAAGCATGCAAATTATTCTAGATGCCACAGCAAATTTGATAGCTCATACCACATGAAATTTTACTGTTTTTGCTGTCAAACTCCCACATAGGTGTATTAGACAACAAATTTGAATGGAAATCTGATGATAAATTTTACCAGCCAATCACGTCTGCTTTGTTCATATCATTAGTTTACGGATGGCCTACAACGACGAGCGGCAGACGGCGACGGGCAAGGCCGGGGCAGCCGGGAAGTTTCCGCCGCTACGCTCCATAGTCGAGCCAGCATCGGACCCTCCCCATCCCCGTTGCCCCTGCGGACCAAACTCCACCTCCATTAAACAAAGCCATGGCGCATGCCCGCGGCCAGCACATGGAACAAGTCCGCCTTGTTGTTTACACCCACCATGTGGCACGCCTCCACGCCGCGCCGGCCGTCCTTGCCGCCTCCATCTCCTACATAATCCGCCTCCACTCCTCTCACTCCCCTTGATGGCTTCTTCCCCCACCACAACCTGCATCAACACCTCCATCGCCATTGCCGCACTAGCCTGCTGCTAGCTAGCTGCTAGCTCTGTCTGTCTGCGGAAGctagagagaggaagagagagagagcgtgaAGGTTTGGGTCGAGATGGACCGGCTGGTGATCCCGGAGCCGACGAACGAGGTGGTGGTGCGGGTGGAGCCGGGGAGGGCGGCCAGGGGGGAGCTCACGCTGCGCAACGCCATGCACACCATGCCGGTGGCCTTCAGGCTGCAGCCGGCCGTGAGGGGCCGATTCGCCGTGCGCCCGCACACGGGGATCCTGGCGCCGCTCGCCGCGGTCACCGTCGAGGTGCTCTACATGGCCTCCGAGGCGCCCGACGGGCCAGGTGGCGGAGGCAGCCGCGGGGAGGACGCCTTCCTGCTGCACAGCGTCGTGGCGCCCGGCGCCTCGGTGAGGGAGCCCGTCTCCGCGCTCGACTCCGTCAACCCGGAGTGGTTCTCCGCGAGGAAGAAGCAGGTGTTCGTCGACAGCGGCATCCGGGCGTCCTTCGTGGGCGCCGAGGTCGCCGCGCGCCTCGTCGCCACCGGGGCCGTCGAGGCGCTCAGGGAGGTGCTCGACCGCAGCGACCCCGCGTGGCGCGCCGCCGACGCCGCAGACGAGTCCGGGAGCACGCTGCTCGACCTCGCGGTCGGCCTCGGCCGCGCTGACATCGTGCAGGTGCTCCTCGAGTACGGCGCCGACGCCGACAAGCCCAGCCGCGGCAGGACACCCCTCGAGATCGCCGCGGCGTCCGGCGAGTGCCTCATCgccgagctcctcctcgccaACGGGGCCAAGCACGCCGGCTCCGACGCGCTCCACGTGGCCGCCGCGGCCGGGCACGACGACGTCCTGAAGCTGCTTCTTGGAAAGCCGGCGTCCGCTTCTCcccgctcttcctcctcctccgcttcaTTCTCCGGTTCCTTCACGTCCCTGGACGCGGCGGGGAGGGAGGGCAAGACTCCTCTGCGGCTGGCGGCGGAGGGCGGCCGGCGGGACGCGGTGAAGGCGCTCCTCGCGGCCGGCGCGAGGGCCGACGCAAGGTGCGGCACGGACGGCGGCACCGCGCTccacgcggcggcgaggaggggcgACGAGGCCGTGGCCCGCCTGATCCTGGCGCACGGCGTGGCCGGCACGGCCTCGGTGCGCGACGCGAAAGGGAAGACGGCCTACGAGACGGCCGCCGAGGAGGGCCACACCGGACGGATCATGGACTTCCTGGGGCTCGGCGAGGCGATCCTGGCGGCCGCGCGCAAGGGCGAGGGCCGGGCCGTCCGCCGGGCCGCGGACGGTGGCGCGTCCGTGGAAGGGCGGGACGCGCACGGATGGACGCCGCTGATGCGCGCCGCGTTCAAGGGGCAGGCCGACGCGGTGCGCGACCTCATCGAGCGGGGCGCCGAGATGGAGGCGTGCGATTCCGAGGGATACACGGCGTTGCACTGTGCCGCCGAGGCTGGGCGCACGGACGTGGTGGATGTCCTCCTCAAGGCTGGGGCCAACGCCAGGGCAGCGACGGTGAAAGGAAGGACCGCTGCGGCCTCTGCGGCGGTCACGGGCAAGGCCAAGGTGGTGCGGTTACTGGAGAAGGTCGGTGGGGTCGGGCGGAAGGGCACCGGCGAGAAGGCGGCGCCGGTGGTGGTCAAGGGCGGGAGCATGGACAGGCGACggaggggaaggaaggggagCAGCGGCGCCATACGTTTCGGTGGCGGGAAGGAAGGGTACGAAGCCGCCACGGTCACCGTCGGGTGGTCGCACTAGTGGTTTTGGTTGAAAATGAAATGGTCCTCGAAAGAAAATGGATTCACACGTGGACGATGCATGGGAATTTGTGATTAGTTTTGGGTGAGATGGTGATTTCTAATTTGTTTTCAAGGAAGAGATGTGTTTTTACCGTGGTACTCTAGTGTATTGTATACACTTTGTATAAATGGAATTGTTCAAAGGTTTCATTGCTCTCGTGTTACAATAAGATGATGTAAATGTTCTTCTTTAGCTATACTTTGAATCATGTTTTGAAGTCAGGTTTCTGCTAATGGAACCGAGAGGGTTTTGCCTCCCTCGGCTGCTCTAAAAAAAATATGATGATGACATCAGTCCTATGTTGAGGTTGAGAAGCTTGGGCTCTTCTATTTAACCATATTTGtgctattttaaaagaaaactatGCAAATGGTGGACAGGAAATCCCATGATGGTACACGTTCATCCTTACGGAGCAGTGGTGTAGCTTGATGAGGCAGGGGGACAAAGTTGAGGGCGCGAAGAGACCACTTGCACTTAGGACTTGGATGACATCTGAAAGTGCATCTAGACCTTCAGATTGATTTAGGTATTGAGGACCAACAAGGCAAATGCATTGTGGCACCCGGGTGCCACACACACCCCTATATGTAAATAGCATTAAATTATCATAAATTTTTAATAAAAATCTCAAATTTTGGGATATGAAACCTGGGTGTTCATTGTACACATGTGTTCTTTTTCGTGGGGAATGAGTGTTCATGGTATTCGTGGCACAAGAATTACTGTCCAACACACGTTACATCTAGATTTTTTTTCTACACATACACTTCTTTTGTCTTTTTTTACTGACATTACCATGACCATCCATTCTCTACGAAACTGAACACGGGTGTGCAACAGGCATCCAGGTTTCATATCccaaaaattcagatttttttttaaaaaatatatgtttttcaaTACTATATTCATATAGAGGTGTGTGGCACCCGAGAGTCACAAATCCTTTTCTGGATCAACAACTACGAAACTAATGCGATTGTTGACTATCAAAATAAAGCTCCCGGCCCAGCTAACAATGCCATTGAAATTCAAGCCAGTAGGAAACATTGTTAAGCTTGACATTACACATGTGGCTAATTGCTTCTATTATGGAACTTCAAATGTTCATAGGTTGAACTATTGTGTGATAGCTTTGTTACCTGAATTTTTGGAAGCTTATAAGATTCATGAATATGTGCCCATTTATTTGTTTAGAGCATCTATAAGTGGAGTGGATTACTAAAACTCTTAACCTTTGACTTGGTCCCTATGTTCACAAGCTTTCTAGTGTTCATGAAAGTGTTTTTAATCGAAAATATGAACATCATGGATGGTCTATTATCCTTTCATGAAAATTTGCACCACACACGTGTGTGAAAGAACAAGTTGAAACCATTTTAaaatctgataacccacaagtataggggatcgcaacagttttcgagggtagagtattcaacccaaatttattgattcgacacaaggggagccaaagaatattctcgagtattagcagttgagttgtcaattcaaccacacctgaaaggcttagtatctgcagcaaagttttagtagcaaagtagtatgatagtaacggtaacggcggtaacagtagcagttgtGATttatatagcaagtgtgacagcagtagcggtaaagtaacttagcaaggaccagtataggaaaagctcgtaggcattggatcggtgatggataattatgtcggatgacattcatcatgtaacagttataacataggatgatatgtaactagctccagttcgtcaatgtaatctatatttagtcatacgtgcttatggaatgaACTTGCATGGctcatattgtccatccctcccgtggcagcggggtcctaatggaaactaagggatattaagatctccttttaatagagaaccggaacaaagcattagcacatagtgaatacatgaactcctcatactatggtcatctccgggagtggttccggctattgtcactccggggttgccgggtcataacacatagtaggtgactacaacttgcaagataggatcaagaacacacatatattgacgaaacataataggttcagatctgaaatcatggcactcgtgccctagtgacaagcattaagcatagcaaagtagtagcaacatcaatcttataacatagtggatactagggatcaaaccccatcaaaactaactcgattacatgatagatctcatccaacccatcaccgtccagcaagcctacgatgagattactcacggacgatggagagcatcatggaattggcgatggaggatggttgatgatgacgatgacgtcgatttccctctccggagcccagaacggactccagatcttccctcccgaggaagaacaggaggtggcggcgtctccgtatcgtgaaacgcgatgaactcttctctcctcgtttgtcctgggcgagagagactttatagagttggagttggaggctgtggagcttgatatgtccattttgaatcatgttttcatgttgatatttatcgcttcttgggttgttatttcacttcacggtgcaATACATGAAGaggattacatgaagagggagaatgccgacagctggaattctagcctgaaattggagcaagtttgagatacctattctgcgcaactccaaacgccgtaaaaatcaggaggaggctttttcgtggattcgccgccaccacgaggcggaacttgagaagaaccaatctagagctccgacaggacgatcctgccggggaaacttacctcccggagggggaaatcgtcgtcatcgtcatcaccaacactcctctcatcggaggggactcatcaccatcagcatcttcatcagcaccatctcatctccaaaccctagttcatctcttgtaaccaatctccgtctcgcgactctgattggtacttgtaaggttgctagtattgttaattactctttgtagttgatgctagttggattacttggtggaagagtttatgttcagatccttgatgctactcattacctctctggtcatgaatattattatgctttgtgattagttacttttgttcctgaggatatgggataagtcatgctataagtagtcatgtgaatttggtatttgttcagtaatttgatatgttgtatgttgtttttcctctagtgatgttatgtg includes:
- the LOC123450977 gene encoding protein VAPYRIN-like, whose amino-acid sequence is MDRLVIPEPTNEVVVRVEPGRAARGELTLRNAMHTMPVAFRLQPAVRGRFAVRPHTGILAPLAAVTVEVLYMASEAPDGPGGGGSRGEDAFLLHSVVAPGASVREPVSALDSVNPEWFSARKKQVFVDSGIRASFVGAEVAARLVATGAVEALREVLDRSDPAWRAADAADESGSTLLDLAVGLGRADIVQVLLEYGADADKPSRGRTPLEIAAASGECLIAELLLANGAKHAGSDALHVAAAAGHDDVLKLLLGKPASASPRSSSSSASFSGSFTSLDAAGREGKTPLRLAAEGGRRDAVKALLAAGARADARCGTDGGTALHAAARRGDEAVARLILAHGVAGTASVRDAKGKTAYETAAEEGHTGRIMDFLGLGEAILAAARKGEGRAVRRAADGGASVEGRDAHGWTPLMRAAFKGQADAVRDLIERGAEMEACDSEGYTALHCAAEAGRTDVVDVLLKAGANARAATVKGRTAAASAAVTGKAKVVRLLEKVGGVGRKGTGEKAAPVVVKGGSMDRRRRGRKGSSGAIRFGGGKEGYEAATVTVGWSH